The genomic window CCGCCGCTGGCTCAACCTCGCGCGCCCGGCGCCGGGCCCCGGGAACCTCCGCCGCCCGCTGTGGCTGCCCCGGGCCTACAAGCCCGACCCGTCGGCCTACCGCCTGGAGCCGTGAAGGAAGCGAGCTCTGCGCGGCGTCCTTGCCCGCCATCCATGTTTTATGTTTAACTTCTGGGTAACAGGGAGTCCCCCGCATAAAATTTGTCAGCCTGCGCGAGCTGAGGCTTCAGACCCCGAGCGTGCTGCGGAGAGTCGCCAAGGGTGAGAAAGTGATCATCACCAACCGCGGCAAGCCCCAGGCGGCTCTCCTGAAGCCCACCGAGGACGAGATCGAGGACATCGTTCTGACCCATCCTTCGCTCCTTCACGAGATCGCCGCCGCTCGACGCGAGTATGATGCAAAGGGGGGTGTGCCGCTCTGGCAGAGAACGCTTTAGCGACCCCCCACGGTCGCCGGTTGGAGGACTGATGTCGACCAAGACCATCCGCGTCGAGACCGTGGCCCAGGCCTACCTCGAGCTCCTCCGGGAGCGGGGGATCGACTGTTTCTTCGGGAACGCCGGCACCGACTTCGCCTCGATCGTCGACGGCTTCGCCAAGTTCGCCGCCGAAGGGAAGCCCGCGCCGCGCCCGATCCTGGTGCCGCACGAGTTCGTGGCAGTGTCGATGGCCCACGGGTACTACGCGGTGACGGGGCGCCCTCAGGTGGTGATGGTCCACGTCACCGTCGGCACCGCCAACGCCGCCGGCGCCGTCATCAACGCCGCCCGGACCCAGACGCCCGTCCTCTTCACCGCGGGCCGGACCCCGATCACCGAGGACGGGGGCCTCCGGGGCG from Candidatus Methylomirabilota bacterium includes these protein-coding regions:
- a CDS encoding type II toxin-antitoxin system prevent-host-death family antitoxin, giving the protein MRELRLQTPSVLRRVAKGEKVIITNRGKPQAALLKPTEDEIEDIVLTHPSLLHEIAAARREYDAKGGVPLWQRTL